The following proteins are co-located in the Deltaproteobacteria bacterium genome:
- the rsmG gene encoding 16S rRNA (guanine(527)-N(7))-methyltransferase RsmG yields MERTRAELARLLTPAATHWDVDLEVALPRLAVFAELLLEWGARINLTAARSLADFCSEHLADAFPALPYLPSAGRWIDVGSGAGLPGIVLAIARPDLQGTLLEPTQKRRAFLNAAIRALGLTTKVEADRLDEHAERVGALYDVAISRAVLPLPAWLEQGRALVPSGGSVIGFASAATAASAPPEAEVRWYDVGAGPRAVVRVRV; encoded by the coding sequence GTGGAACGCACCCGCGCAGAGCTCGCTCGCCTACTCACGCCAGCCGCCACCCACTGGGACGTCGACCTGGAAGTGGCGCTCCCGCGTTTGGCGGTCTTCGCGGAGCTCCTCCTCGAATGGGGAGCCCGCATCAACCTGACCGCGGCTCGTTCTCTCGCGGATTTTTGCTCCGAGCATCTCGCCGACGCCTTCCCGGCGCTTCCCTATCTGCCGAGTGCTGGTCGGTGGATCGATGTTGGTTCGGGCGCCGGCCTACCCGGGATCGTCCTGGCGATCGCGCGGCCCGACCTCCAGGGGACTCTGCTCGAGCCGACCCAGAAGCGAAGGGCCTTCTTGAACGCAGCGATCAGAGCCCTTGGCCTGACGACGAAGGTGGAGGCCGACCGTCTCGACGAGCACGCTGAACGCGTCGGCGCGCTCTACGACGTCGCCATCTCGCGAGCTGTGCTCCCGCTGCCAGCATGGCTCGAGCAGGGGCGAGCCTTAGTTCCGTCAGGAGGGAGCGTGATCGGCTTCGCCAGCGCGGCGACCGCAGCATCCGCGCCCCCGGAAGCCGAGGTGCGCTGGTACGACGTGGGGGCTGGCCCCAGGGCAGTAGTTCGGGTTCGAGTCTGA
- the rnpA gene encoding ribonuclease P protein component — translation MIDEAPRGATGSQRFRRADRIRSSRDYARIRRVGRRYGAESVSLEVVPRELGPRLGLVVGKRIGNAVERTRVKRAVREWFRLRRSAFAHSADIVVVARPGAASRTTTELWHELDATIARAQR, via the coding sequence GTGATCGACGAAGCCCCGCGTGGTGCGACGGGTTCTCAGCGTTTTCGGCGAGCTGATCGGATCCGCAGCAGCCGGGACTACGCGCGGATCCGCCGAGTTGGCCGCCGATACGGCGCTGAGAGCGTTTCTCTCGAGGTTGTGCCTCGCGAGCTGGGACCGCGGCTCGGGCTCGTCGTGGGCAAGCGCATCGGGAACGCAGTGGAGCGCACGCGTGTAAAGCGCGCGGTTCGCGAGTGGTTTCGCCTGCGGCGGAGCGCATTCGCGCACAGCGCTGACATCGTCGTGGTGGCGCGGCCCGGAGCGGCGTCCCGAACCACGACCGAGCTGTGGCACGAGCTCGACGCGACGATTGCGCGGGCGCAGCGATGA
- a CDS encoding ParA family protein, which produces MEDSDPRLARVIAVVNQKGGVGKTTTAVNLAASLAAAERPVLLVDLDPQGNASSGLGINAPRVQLYDVLAGTSTAAGALQPTALSHLHVLPAGPDLAGAEIELVSVEARESLLREALAQLLPHYDFILIDCPPSLGLLTLNALVAANAVLVPLQCEYYALEGLARLLGTIERVRASFNAALEREGILLTMVDRRANLSQQVENDVRTHFGTATLGGVFSTVIPRNVRLSEAPSHGKPILLYDISSRGAVAYLQLAEELLRRHPRPSRKPPALGA; this is translated from the coding sequence ATCGAAGACTCCGACCCCCGCCTCGCCCGCGTGATTGCGGTCGTGAATCAGAAGGGCGGCGTTGGAAAGACAACGACCGCTGTAAACCTCGCCGCCAGCCTGGCCGCGGCGGAACGCCCCGTCCTCCTCGTGGATTTAGACCCGCAGGGAAACGCGAGCAGTGGGCTGGGGATAAATGCCCCGCGGGTTCAGCTTTACGACGTGCTTGCGGGTACGTCGACTGCGGCGGGGGCGCTTCAACCGACCGCGCTTTCGCACCTGCATGTCTTACCCGCAGGTCCCGATCTCGCAGGCGCCGAGATCGAGCTGGTCTCGGTGGAGGCGCGCGAGTCGCTGCTCCGCGAGGCGCTCGCGCAGCTTCTTCCGCACTACGACTTCATCTTGATCGACTGCCCGCCGTCGCTCGGGCTGCTCACGCTGAACGCGCTGGTCGCGGCGAACGCAGTGCTCGTTCCGCTGCAGTGCGAGTACTACGCGCTCGAGGGCCTGGCGCGGTTGTTAGGGACGATCGAGCGCGTGCGAGCCAGCTTCAACGCCGCGCTCGAACGCGAGGGCATTCTGCTCACGATGGTCGATCGGCGAGCGAATCTGTCGCAGCAAGTCGAGAACGACGTGCGCACGCACTTCGGCACCGCGACGCTCGGCGGAGTGTTCTCGACGGTGATTCCGCGCAACGTGCGCCTCAGCGAGGCGCCGAGTCACGGCAAGCCCATCCTGCTGTACGACATCAGCTCGCGAGGCGCCGTCGCCTACCTCCAGCTCGCCGAAGAGTTGTTACGGCGCCATCCGCGCCCGAGCCGCAAGCCCCCAGCGCTCGGCGCCTGA
- the yidC gene encoding membrane protein insertase YidC — protein sequence MIALLATAALFFGWQSYLSQKYPDRGKRPPVVEETPPAEAESAEPTQELQATTDVRSPESATQPPQPRQERVIDVQRPGYTAKLTSRGGALTEWVLADFDDASLPGRPRIGLVSGGPSLLTPLEGLGAPGAESVDYDVVRPSEDVVEFSAEVEGAFVRKTYRFEPEGFGARLTIEVENRSQQPITPDFGVVWPARRGNGTEFNEYNLAAFATDGVERFAIAPLPSMLGMGGGPAEGSLDVVPTPGDVFELDWAGVETRYFVAALLPDKPTEARARFVATEPGREGRLEVSFVPVSLPPGTRLAREYRLYIGPKEPERLEAFGAHLDEAIQKGWAPSLTRFFTAALTLVHQGVPNYGLAIVVLTFILRVAMAPLMVGQMRSMKRMADLAPKLKAAQDRFPDDRMKQQEAMMAVYQQAGVSPFSAFGGCLPMLLQLPVFVGFYFALQSSIQLRQQPFFGWINDLSQPESLFVIPGIDLHIRALPLLLGFAMWAQQRLTPTPGMDPAQARMMQILMPVMMTVMFYQFASGLGVYWLVSTLLGIAQQQWTNRSKPQTA from the coding sequence GTGATCGCGCTGCTCGCGACGGCCGCACTCTTCTTCGGTTGGCAGTCGTATCTGAGCCAGAAGTACCCGGATCGCGGTAAGCGGCCGCCGGTTGTCGAAGAGACACCCCCTGCCGAGGCGGAGTCTGCGGAGCCCACTCAGGAATTGCAGGCGACGACGGACGTGCGATCGCCAGAGAGCGCCACTCAGCCGCCGCAACCACGGCAAGAGCGAGTGATCGACGTTCAGCGGCCCGGTTACACGGCGAAGCTGACATCTCGGGGAGGCGCGCTGACTGAGTGGGTGCTCGCAGACTTCGACGACGCGTCGCTCCCCGGCAGGCCCCGAATCGGCCTCGTGAGCGGCGGTCCTTCTCTTCTCACACCGCTGGAGGGTCTCGGGGCACCCGGCGCTGAGTCGGTCGACTACGACGTGGTTCGTCCGTCGGAGGACGTGGTCGAGTTCAGCGCCGAAGTCGAGGGCGCATTCGTGCGGAAGACCTACCGGTTCGAGCCGGAGGGGTTCGGCGCGCGCCTCACGATCGAGGTGGAGAACCGAAGTCAGCAGCCGATCACGCCGGACTTCGGTGTGGTCTGGCCTGCTCGCCGCGGAAACGGCACGGAGTTCAACGAGTACAACCTGGCGGCATTCGCGACGGATGGCGTCGAACGCTTCGCGATTGCGCCGCTTCCTTCAATGCTCGGGATGGGCGGGGGGCCCGCCGAGGGCAGCCTGGATGTGGTTCCTACGCCCGGGGACGTGTTCGAGCTGGACTGGGCGGGTGTCGAGACGCGCTACTTCGTGGCCGCACTGCTTCCCGACAAACCGACGGAGGCTCGAGCTCGCTTCGTGGCGACGGAGCCCGGGCGAGAAGGACGGCTCGAGGTCTCGTTCGTGCCGGTGAGCCTTCCGCCGGGAACGCGACTCGCGCGGGAGTACCGGCTCTACATCGGCCCGAAGGAGCCGGAGCGTCTCGAGGCGTTCGGTGCCCACTTGGACGAGGCGATCCAGAAGGGCTGGGCGCCGAGCCTCACGCGGTTCTTCACGGCCGCGCTCACGCTGGTCCATCAAGGCGTGCCGAACTACGGGCTAGCGATCGTCGTGCTGACGTTCATCCTTCGCGTCGCCATGGCGCCGCTGATGGTGGGCCAGATGCGGTCGATGAAGCGCATGGCCGACCTCGCTCCGAAGCTGAAGGCTGCGCAAGATCGCTTCCCCGACGATCGGATGAAGCAGCAAGAAGCGATGATGGCGGTCTATCAGCAAGCCGGCGTCAGCCCGTTTTCCGCCTTCGGTGGATGCCTGCCGATGCTCCTTCAGCTGCCGGTGTTCGTCGGCTTCTACTTCGCGCTGCAGAGCTCGATTCAGCTGCGCCAGCAACCGTTCTTCGGCTGGATCAACGATCTATCGCAGCCGGAGAGCCTGTTTGTGATCCCGGGGATCGACCTTCACATTCGTGCTCTACCCCTGCTGCTCGGCTTCGCGATGTGGGCGCAGCAGCGGTTGACGCCGACGCCGGGAATGGATCCCGCGCAAGCGCGCATGATGCAGATCCTGATGCCTGTGATGATGACCGTGATGTTCTATCAGTTCGCGTCGGGCCTGGGCGTGTACTGGCTCGTGAGCACGCTGCTCGGAATTGCGCAGCAGCAGTGGACGAACCGCAGCAAACCGCAGACGGCATAG
- the yidD gene encoding membrane protein insertion efficiency factor YidD, with amino-acid sequence MTAERGVVAVLIAAVRVYQVALSPVLGGACRFAPSCSHYAVEALREHGALRGLLLALRRVSRCHPFHRGGYDPVPAGDRRGP; translated from the coding sequence ATGACGGCGGAGCGAGGCGTCGTAGCGGTCTTGATCGCAGCGGTTCGCGTGTATCAGGTGGCGCTCTCGCCGGTCCTCGGAGGCGCCTGCCGGTTCGCACCGTCTTGCTCGCACTACGCCGTCGAGGCACTGCGCGAGCACGGGGCCCTGCGGGGCCTGTTGCTGGCACTCCGGCGGGTCAGCCGCTGCCATCCCTTCCACCGCGGTGGGTACGATCCGGTCCCCGCGGGAGATCGCCGTGGACCGTAA